A genomic segment from Nicotiana sylvestris chromosome 1, ASM39365v2, whole genome shotgun sequence encodes:
- the LOC104240900 gene encoding protein TIME FOR COFFEE isoform X3: MDRNREARRSGGMVAAAATSNGLSSRRRHRTNSLRDSPDEDGGVEIQESVRLRERVKKDRDRERERERERERERERDNRDRDRDRISRSKRRRGERLIGGVDDSSEESVNDDEEEDDEDTTTTTTATANNVGVSGSSSTRLLPPNPPVPVTVGSISNHHHHHNNHNHNNHHLQPPRKSFPPNTTRVFRTATPAAAAAPVWKPGDEMIGVSVPRKARSASTKRSHDWISGVSGGGCVGGNSGVITGEQIHQQVSTASPVRQNIPATSTQSPAAPLSPSSSNVSVRKKIKPNGQKRPPAKSPPKAASSNNPEELEIEIAEVLYGLMTQSQGPSKKESGGGGRNDTTREVNNRSRVSSPVSNSNSSATPLSAVAPKRKRPRQVLENPGGFGARSSPISSSTATNKVEMDQTTTMKMEVSSPNLEKTPQSAAENGVSLYDLSASVQSLPVASDPVPETMKVESEAKRRPEESEFMESKEEVRESSTLGAENSNREDAVAVTQVIVSEVESQREEKFQIDLMAPPPQLRSSPEREAEIDFGSAAVDKKPILAENIVEMKPSVKEKDNERIGKAEKEEVISVEADEKKTKAAALEELNPHKASEGSRGRNIDLQLDLERPEKDSGVSSKFQQQSQKLLQQQPPPQKATKEEPIIEKTGQSSSLPMPMSMASWPGGLPPMGYMAPLQGVVAMDGTTVSSAPIQPLFSQPRPKRCATHCYIARNIHCLQQFMKMHPFWPPAAGSAPFYGAKTNLNVLPPTDLAGRATAGPDKGQGLAIFPNNVGKDKVQPANIADATAQRKQQILLQQALPPVAPNNLLHGPTFIFPINQQQAAAAAAVRPGPTKSPSTTATAALPNTSNPAAGTAASAAAGGAATAISFNYPNMSPNEAQYLAILQNNAYAFPIPAVGAPPNYRGAHPQPMPLFNGSFYSSQMIHPSQVQQQQQPPTSQSQQMQQGQQNTSMSSGSSSSQKHLQSQQQRSQGNAVTGGNLHNFPGSKNHPSQSPAQSQNQHIPQQTRHIENEVGSEDSPSTTERKRSHGPMNVYNQNFAMPMHPSNFGLMTPPATFGIASSAGGGSNHQTEKKSQQQQGLKTNLESVPPQPFAMSFASLNGATAGPGIDMSMAQNHAIFQSLPEATRQNLQMAAAAAQAVQQKKNFRISEDGKSGSSDQSGADAERKGLAMKQPSVNAGQSIAFSRSEMSDASGSNIAANSVIDSSSRSLNLPSGASWTARAAMPNAMGAVNVPNAQLQAQIQHQQQQMIQLHKQQQQQQQMAAAAAARSKTPASSNGNAYSDHLTSSASASSKFPNAMSAFPQNLVQTGNNSSQAQSPQWKNSTRTSTSQAPSSLSSTSSLKNLSQQQVRSQQSHTQISFGTNQKSAAPPQGQQPPNNNQSPSSPMMVGSPTTSSISKGACGSPRHTNSASASNKTGGQSSSLSTQQGKSSPSLPNQKSSPAGGRNVPSILGNPHTASTSGSGTKSQMQQQQQQLQQQQQHLQKSMQQAQLFFSSPYMQAQPPHSTGTNSTGQATGGYYLQRRRSEQPAQQPTGSSTASSSSGMLTLCPVTLGGGTTSDPAKAIAAAAAASNMKGGVLPSQGILHAAQYTTPTSGSQHQLLPAGFSYVHPVPAAVQVKPAEQKQPAA, from the exons ATGGATAGGAACAGAGAAGCAAGAAGAAGTGGGGGTATGGTAGCAGCGGCAGCTACATCTAATGGATTATCATCAAGACGCAGACATAGAACTAATAGTCTTAGAGATTCCCCTG ATGAAGATGGGGGTGTAGAGATACAAGAATCTGTAAGGTTAAGGGAAAGAGTGAAGAAAGATCGAGATCGTGAACGGGAAAGAGAAAGAGAACGAGAACGAGAGAGAGAAAGGGATAATAGGGATAGAGATAGAGATAGGATAAGTCGGAGTAAAAGGAGGAGAGGTGAAAGGTTAATTGGTGGTGTTGATGATAGTTCAGAAGAAAGTGTAaacgatgatgaagaagaagatgatgaagatACTACTACTACAACTACTGCTACTGCTAACAACGTTGGTGTTTCAGGTAGTAGTAGTACAAGGTTGTTGCCGCCGAATCCTCCGGTACCGGTGACGGTGGGGTCCATTTCAAATCACCACCATCATCATAATAACCATAATCATAATAATCATCATTTACAGCCTCCGAGGAAGAGTTTTCCACCGAATACTACAAGGGTTTTTAGGACAGCAACaccagcagcagcagcagctccTGTTTGGAAACCTGGTGATGAAATGATTGGTGTTTCTGTCCCAAGAAAAGCCCGTTCTG CATCTACTAAGAGGTCACATGATTGGATTTCTGGGGTCAGCGGTGGTGGTTGTGTTGGTGGTAATAGTGGTGTTATTACAGGAGAGCAAATACATCAGCAAGTTTCGACAGCATCGCCGGTGAGACAGAATATTCCGGCAACATCAACACAATCACCGGCAGCTCCTTTATCTCCATCTTCTTCCAATGTTTCAGTCAGAAAGAAAATT AAGCCTAATGGACAAAAAAGGCCGCCGGCAAAGTCACCACCAAAAGCTGCTTCATCCAACAACCCTGAAGAGCTAGAGATTGAGATTGCTGAAGTGTTATACGGGTTGATGACCCAGTCACAAGGACCTTCCAAGAAAGAAAGTGGTGGAGGAGGACGAAATGATACAACAAGAGAAGTCAATAACAGATCCAGAGTTTCTTCTCCTGTTTCAAATTCTAACTCATCAGCTACTCCTTTATCTGCTGTTG CTCCAAAGAGGAAAAGACCGAGGCAAGTCTTGGAAAATCCTGGAGGATTTGGTGCAAGGAGCAGCCCCATTTCATCTTCTACAGCTACTAATAAAGTGGAgatggatcagacaacaacaatgAAGATGGAGGTTTCTTCTCCTAATTTGGAGAAGACCCCACAATCTGCTGCTGAAAATGGTGTATCTTTATATGATTTAAGTGCTTCTGTACAAAGTTTGCCGGTTGCATCGGATCCGGTACCGGAGACGATGAAGGTGGAATCTGAGGCCAAGAGGAGGCCTGAGGAATCTGAATTTATGGAGAGTAAGGAGGAGGTGAGGGAGTCTTCTACTTTGGGAGCAGAAAATAGTAATCGTGAGGATGCTGTTGCAGTTACCCAAGT GATTGTTTCAGAAGTTGAAAGTCAGAGAGAGGAGAAATTCCAGATAGATCTTATG GCCCCTCCACCGCAGTTAAGATCATCACCTGAAAGGGAAGCTGAGATAGATTTTGGATCAGCAGCTGTGGATAAGAAGCCTATTTTAGCAGAAAATATAGTA GAAATGAAGCCTTCAGTGAAGGAGAAGGATAATGAAAGGATTGGCAAGGCTGAGAAAGAAGAAGTGATCAGTGTTGAAGCTGACGAAAAGAAGACAAAAGCAGCAGCCCTTGAGGAACTTAATCCTCATAAGGCAAGTGAGGGTAGCAGGGGTAGGAATATTGATCTTCAGCTAGATTTGGAAAGGCCAGAAAAGGATAGTGGTGTAAGTAGCAAATTCCAACAGCAGAGTCAAAAGTTGCTGCAGCAGCAGCCTCCACCACAAAAAGCTACTAAAGAAGAACCAATTATAGAAAAAACAG GTCAATCAAGCTCTTTACCAATGCCAATGTCTATGGCTAGCTGGCCTGGTGGGCTTCCTCCCATGGG ATACATGGCACCTTTGCAAGGAGTTGTAGCTATGGATGGAACCACAGTTTCCTCTGCTCCAATCCAG CCGTTGTTCTCTCAACCGCGGCCAAAAAGATGTGCGACACATTGTTACATTGCCAGGAACATACATTGCCTTCAGCAATTCATGAAGATGCATCCTTTCTGGCCACCAGCTGCTGGCTCTGCACCATTCTATGGAGCCAAGACCAATCTCAATGTTCTGCCGCCCACAGATCTAGCTGGGAGAGCAACTGCTGGGCCAGATAAGGGTCAGGGGCTTGCCATTTTCCCTAATAATGTTGGTAAAGACAAAGTCCAGCCTGCAAACATTGCAGATGCTACTGCTCAGAGAAAGCAGCAAATATTACTCCAGCAAGCATTGCCGCCTGTTGCGCCTAACAATCTACTG CATGGGCCTACTTTCATCTTCCCTATAAATCAACAACAGGCAGCTGCAGCTGCTGCTGTGCGACCCGGTCCCACAAAGTCACCTAGCACAACGGCCACTGCAGCCTTGCCTAACACATCCAATCCTGCTGCTGGCACTGCTGCTTCAGCGGCAGCTGGTGGAGCTGCTACTGCAATTAGTTTCAACTACCCAAATATGTCTCCTAATGAAGCTCAGTACTTGGCGATCTTGCAGAATAATGCGTATGCTTTCCCAATACCTGCTGTAGGAGCACCTCCAAATTATAGAGGAGCTCATCCGCAGCCTATGCCATTGTTCAATGGGTCTTTCTATTCTTCCCAGATGATTCATCCATCCCAGGTTCAGCAACAGCAGCAGCCGCCTACATCGCAGTCGCAACAAATGCAACAAGGTCAACAAAACACAAGCATGTCTAGTGGATCCTCTTCATCCCAGAAGCATTTGCAGAGCCAGCAGCAGAGGTCCCAAGGCAATGCTGTTACTGGTGGCAATTTGCATAATTTTCCTGGGTCAAAGAATCATCCATCTCAGTCCCCAGCACAGTCACAAAATCAGCATATTCCTCAACAGACACGTCATATTGAAAATGAGGTGGGTAGTGAAGATAGCCCATCAACTACAGAGAGGAAAAGGTCTCATGGACCGATGAATGTGTACAATCAGAATTTTGCTATGCCCATGCATCCCTCAAACTTTGGTTTGATGACTCCTCCAGCTACTTTTGGTATTGCGTCTTCTGCCGGTGGTGGCAGTAATCATCAAACTGAGAAGAAGTCGCAGCAACAACAAGGTTTAAAAACGAATCTAGAATCAGTGCCGCCTCAACCTTTTGCTATGTCATTTGCTTCCTTAAATGGAGCCACTGCTGGTCCTGGCATTGACATGTCCATGGCACAGAATCATGCTATTTTTCAGAGTCTCCCTGAAGCTACGAGGCAAAATTTACAGATGGCTGCAGCTGCTGCTCAGGCTGTGCAGCAGaagaaaaatttcagaatatcCGAGGATGGTAAATCTGGATCCAGCGACCAGTCTGGGGCTGATGCTGAAAGGAAAGGTTTAGCTATGAAGCAGCCTTCAGTAAATGCTGGTCAGTCTATTGCATTTTCAAGGTCTGAGATGTCCGATGCCTCCGGTTCTAATATTGCTGCCAACAGTGTCATTGATAGCTCATCAAGGTCCTTAAATCTTCCCTCTGGTGCTTCATGGACTGCTCGAGCTGCAATGCCAAATGCTATGGGAGCTGTAAATGTCCCTAATGCACAGTTACAAGCTCAAATTCAGCATCAGCAGCAGCAGATGATTCAGCTTCATaagcaacagcaacagcaacagcagatggCTGCGGCTGCTGCTGCTCGGAGTAAGACACCAGCTTCTAGTAATGGGAATGCCTACTCTGATCACTTGACATCGTCGGCTTCTGCCTCTTCAAAGTTTCCAAATGCAATGTCTGCTTTTCCTCAAAACCTTGTACAGACTGGTAACAACAGCAGTCAAGCTCAGTCGCCTCAGTGGAAAAATTCTACCAGAACATCTACGTCCCAAGCTCCATCATCTTTGTCATCCACTTCTTCTCTGAAAAACCTTTCTCAGCAGCAGGTTAGATCCCAGCAAAGCCACACACAAATATCTTTTGGCACAAATCAGAAATCAGCTGCTCCTCCACAGGGACAACAGCCTCCTAATAATAACCAGTCTCCCTCTTCGCCCATGATGGTTGGCTCTCCTACAACTTCTTCAATCTCAAAAGGTGCCTGTGGAAGCCCAAGGCATACAAATTCTGCTTCTGCAAGCAATAAAACCGGCGGCCAAAGCTCATCATTGTCAACACAGCAGGGCAAATCCTCGCCTTCACTTCCCAACCAAAAGTCATCTCCTGCTGGTGGAAGGAATGTGCCGTCAATTCTTGGAAACCCTCATACTGCTTCAACTTCAGGCAGTGGAACTAAGTCTcaaatgcaacaacaacaacagcaactaCAGCAACAACAGCAGCATTTACAGAAGAGTATGCAGCAAGCACAACTGTTCTTCTCAAGTCCATATATGCAAGCTCAACCCCCGCATTCTACTGGTACAAATTCTACAGGTCAAGCTACTGGGGGATATTATCTTCAAAGAAGGCGTTCAGAACAGCCGGCTCAACAACCGACTGGTTCATCAACGGCATCATCGTCAAGTGGAATGTTGACTTTGTGTCCTGTTACTCTAGGTGGTGGCACCACCTCTGATCCTGCAAAAGCGATTGCAGCAGCAGCAGCTGCTAGTAATATGAAAGGTGGAGTCTTGCCCTCGCAGGGCATCCTTCATGCGGCCCAATATACAACACCAACATCTGGAAGTCAACATCAGCTTTTGCCTGCTGGTTTCTCGTATGTTCACCCTGTTCCTGCAGCAGTTCAAGTGAAGCCAGCTGAACAGAAACAACCTGCGG CCTGA